The proteins below come from a single candidate division WOR-3 bacterium genomic window:
- the arcC gene encoding carbamate kinase, translating to MSQNKKVVVAIGGNSLILDNKNNTSYEKQLQTVKLTCQNIAQLVKLGYKVAITHGNGPQVGDILIRSYYTRKHLPEISLEFANAITQGLIGYMIQQTLKNELKKLNINKGVVTVITQVVVSKDDPAFKNYTKPIGPFYNEKEARILEKEFGWVMKEDAGRGFRRLVCSPKPKEIVEINEIRQLIDNDCIVIACGGGGIPVVYENQKLKPVPAVIDKDLSSSLLASLIDAELLVISTGVKCVYLNYNKPNQKPLHHVKLRELIQYHRDNQFPAGSMGPKIEAIINFLSNNTKPREAIITNPENIVKALKAKNIGTRVVV from the coding sequence ATGTCTCAGAATAAAAAAGTAGTTGTGGCAATTGGGGGCAATTCGCTTATTTTAGACAATAAAAACAACACAAGCTATGAAAAACAACTCCAAACCGTCAAGTTAACGTGTCAAAATATTGCCCAATTGGTAAAATTAGGCTATAAGGTAGCGATCACACATGGCAATGGTCCACAAGTTGGGGATATTTTAATCCGCTCTTATTATACCCGAAAACACCTGCCAGAAATCTCGCTAGAATTTGCGAATGCGATAACCCAGGGGCTTATCGGATATATGATTCAACAAACCTTAAAAAACGAACTAAAAAAGCTAAATATTAACAAGGGCGTGGTAACAGTCATCACCCAGGTGGTTGTTTCAAAAGATGACCCAGCATTTAAGAATTACACAAAACCGATTGGCCCATTCTACAACGAAAAAGAGGCGCGCATATTAGAAAAAGAATTTGGCTGGGTAATGAAAGAAGACGCTGGCCGAGGTTTTCGAAGACTTGTCTGCTCCCCCAAGCCGAAAGAAATCGTGGAAATTAATGAAATTCGCCAACTCATCGATAACGACTGTATCGTGATCGCCTGTGGCGGTGGTGGAATCCCGGTAGTATATGAAAATCAAAAACTTAAACCAGTTCCGGCTGTGATCGATAAAGACTTAAGCTCATCTCTTTTAGCCTCGCTGATCGATGCCGAGCTCTTGGTTATTTCCACCGGAGTTAAATGCGTATATCTAAATTATAACAAGCCGAACCAAAAGCCTTTACATCATGTAAAATTACGAGAACTTATTCAATATCATAGAGATAACCAGTTCCCGGCCGGCAGCATGGGACCAAAGATCGAGGCGATAATTAATTTCTTATCAAACAACACAAAACCACGCGAAGCCATAATAACCAACCCGGAAAACATTGTTAAGGCATTGAAGGCCAAAAACATAGGCACAAGGGTTGTTGTATGA
- a CDS encoding BsaWI family type II restriction enzyme, with protein sequence MGLKIVTGNTLERTNTANLSPELNRVKRNLLIDYGEYGAHLPDVDIIIYDPKTCNVIAVISSKVTLRERIAQTGYWKIKLMQDNITKHIKVFFITPDEDKTLNVRNPAKKGRAIIEVDTDGGYVMNEEKIEESNKVKKFDKFLDDLKVLVNETPKNR encoded by the coding sequence TTGGGTTTAAAAATTGTCACAGGCAATACTTTGGAACGAACTAATACGGCTAATTTATCACCAGAGCTGAACAGAGTTAAAAGAAACCTTTTGATTGATTACGGCGAGTATGGAGCACATCTTCCGGATGTTGACATAATAATTTATGATCCCAAGACTTGTAATGTGATTGCTGTTATTTCCAGCAAAGTTACTTTACGAGAGCGAATTGCCCAAACTGGATATTGGAAGATTAAACTTATGCAGGATAACATAACCAAACACATAAAAGTATTTTTCATTACCCCTGATGAAGACAAAACATTAAATGTTAGAAATCCAGCGAAGAAAGGACGCGCTATTATAGAAGTTGATACTGACGGCGGTTATGTAATGAATGAAGAAAAAATAGAAGAAAGCAATAAGGTTAAAAAATTCGATAAATTTCTTGACGACCTAAAAGTATTAGTTAATGAAACCCCAAAAAACAGATAA
- a CDS encoding DNA methyltransferase gives MKEKKVIITDKKDEKPPLETTTLWDYPKQNYGSRPHGDNKFQGVTPAFIIWNMVQRYTKPGDLVVDPMCGSGTTIDVCEEEGRRVIGYDINPRHPKVIKNDSRKIPLDDNSVDMVFIDSPYGDNVNYSNDPNDIGKISAEDPQFYEELEKVAREIYRILKPGKVLGWLIGDQWVKRRFTPVGFKIYQMLVDNVGFEPVDIICVARRGQSSNTPIWHYRAKKFNFFLRGFKYLFLVKKPESKKNIKKSSRKIKWKKYK, from the coding sequence ATGAAAGAAAAAAAGGTTATTATTACCGACAAGAAAGACGAAAAACCACCATTAGAGACAACGACACTTTGGGACTATCCCAAACAAAATTATGGCTCTAGACCCCACGGCGACAATAAATTTCAAGGAGTAACTCCTGCTTTTATAATATGGAACATGGTTCAAAGATACACCAAACCCGGTGATTTAGTAGTTGACCCAATGTGCGGGAGCGGGACGACTATTGACGTCTGTGAAGAAGAAGGAAGGAGAGTTATCGGATACGACATTAATCCTCGGCATCCGAAGGTTATTAAAAATGATTCAAGAAAAATTCCTCTTGATGATAATTCGGTTGATATGGTTTTTATAGATTCCCCATACGGCGATAATGTCAATTATTCTAATGATCCCAACGACATTGGTAAAATTTCCGCTGAAGATCCTCAGTTTTATGAAGAATTAGAAAAAGTTGCTCGGGAAATATATCGAATATTAAAACCCGGCAAGGTTCTCGGGTGGCTAATTGGAGATCAGTGGGTAAAAAGACGATTTACTCCGGTGGGATTTAAGATCTATCAAATGTTAGTGGATAATGTAGGTTTTGAACCAGTAGATATAATTTGTGTTGCAAGAAGGGGACAGAGCTCTAACACTCCAATATGGCACTATCGCGCCAAAAAATTTAATTTCTTTTTGCGAGGATTTAAATATCTATTTTTAGTAAAAAAGCCCGAAAGTAAGAAAAACATTAAAAAATCATCCAGAAAAATCAAGTGGAAAAAATATAAATAG
- the cmk gene encoding (d)CMP kinase has protein sequence MKKHYIVAIDGTAGSGKSTIAKGAAQELNWLYLDTGAMYRAVTYKIIEEKLNYQDEKLLKDLLDRTEIDFRYHPEEANYQIYLDGKNVTRFIRNPKVDQLVSHISLIPLVREQMVKEQRKIAQGKNTICEGRDIGTVVFPNADLKFFVDCDLDERARRRKQDLGESVGYEEIRNNLIERDYIDSTREISPLKRDKAAIYLDTTNLKINEEIAIVVLIIKMRLLSQNNYKT, from the coding sequence ATGAAGAAACATTATATTGTGGCTATTGATGGCACCGCCGGTTCAGGAAAAAGCACTATTGCTAAAGGTGCGGCTCAAGAACTTAATTGGCTATATTTAGACACCGGGGCGATGTATCGAGCGGTGACCTATAAAATTATTGAAGAAAAACTTAACTATCAAGACGAAAAACTTCTTAAAGACCTACTAGACCGCACTGAAATCGATTTTCGCTATCACCCTGAGGAGGCTAACTATCAAATTTATCTTGATGGCAAAAATGTTACTCGGTTTATAAGGAATCCAAAAGTTGATCAATTGGTCTCTCATATTTCGTTAATCCCCTTAGTTCGGGAACAGATGGTGAAAGAACAAAGGAAAATTGCCCAAGGGAAAAATACGATTTGTGAGGGTCGAGATATCGGTACTGTTGTCTTTCCCAATGCTGATTTAAAATTTTTTGTCGATTGCGACTTAGATGAGCGTGCCCGACGCCGAAAACAAGATCTGGGAGAGAGTGTTGGCTATGAAGAGATCCGAAACAATCTTATCGAGCGTGACTACATTGATTCCACTCGGGAGATTAGCCCGTTAAAGAGAGATAAAGCAGCGATTTATTTAGACACTACAAATCTTAAAATTAACGAAGAGATTGCCATTGTAGTTTTAATAATAAAAATGCGTCTACTTTCCCAAAATAATTATAAAACCTAA
- a CDS encoding lysophospholipid acyltransferase family protein — protein MNLAKKPQRWRWSLGRKIGKILITPFARLKVIGKENLALNSGKLIAANHTSNLDPFFLGLAVEEELYFLAKEELFRHSKFFSWLISCFNAVPITRNLFLANKITSSSGQFFTSIRKAISLLKARKTLVVFPEGTRNYQSALLGFNKGGAFLAMIANVPIIPTAILGIKDIWCGRLYKLIDNLPIATTSRKSLISEVIIKFGKPIYPTDQKTNHRQAITELTLATKKAIENLIYEHAKS, from the coding sequence ATGAATTTAGCTAAAAAGCCTCAAAGATGGCGCTGGTCGCTTGGCCGAAAAATCGGTAAGATCTTGATAACGCCCTTTGCCCGACTAAAAGTAATCGGTAAAGAAAATTTAGCACTAAACTCGGGGAAACTTATTGCCGCCAATCATACTTCAAATCTTGATCCGTTTTTTTTAGGATTAGCTGTCGAGGAAGAATTATATTTTTTAGCTAAAGAAGAACTTTTTAGGCACTCTAAATTTTTTAGTTGGCTTATTAGCTGTTTTAACGCAGTACCAATTACTCGAAACTTATTTTTAGCTAATAAAATTACATCGAGTTCAGGACAATTTTTTACTTCGATTAGAAAAGCGATTTCCTTACTTAAAGCCCGCAAGACACTAGTCGTGTTTCCCGAAGGTACCAGAAACTATCAGAGCGCTCTTTTGGGCTTTAATAAGGGCGGCGCTTTTTTAGCCATGATTGCCAATGTTCCGATTATTCCTACGGCAATTTTAGGAATCAAAGATATTTGGTGTGGCCGACTTTACAAACTGATCGACAACTTGCCCATAGCAACTACCAGTCGGAAATCGCTGATTAGCGAAGTGATTATTAAATTTGGGAAACCGATATATCCAACCGATCAAAAAACCAATCACCGCCAAGCGATAACCGAACTTACCCTGGCAACTAAGAAGGCAATTGAAAATTTAATTTATGAACACGCCAAGAGTTAA